The following proteins are co-located in the Dietzia timorensis genome:
- a CDS encoding sensor histidine kinase → MLSGVDSWVNKHPLAVDLPIAALLACLLLPPSVTAVVDSTWIEPAKLLCILLFIAGHCATIFRRLWPFRMFLVLAAMSLGLLLAPGLTGEVVTSYGAPLPPIFLPSSLVFVLGLYTLATRASERTSLLALAASGIGLALLAIRLFMDGAFTAAANDDAAGAFPFFLTHFVPIALGATIAPWAVGRIRYFRSNYLRALESQVQLESEKRNAEARELIREEREAIARDMHDIVAHSLSVIVSQAEGGRMMLTKKPHLALPILETVASTGQDAMKSMRELLDVLSPTDDASLTPSPSLSELDGLFQRVRDVGIPVQYQSSGFMDSEKRTRPGSVEYVAYRVLQESMTNIIKHATHANLVNVHVKQEEHALEITVTNDGVRAPENRTRGRGLAGMRQRVESLGGTFDASPRNGNTFVVRATLPLREVDS, encoded by the coding sequence ATGTTATCCGGGGTCGACTCGTGGGTGAATAAGCACCCACTCGCAGTCGACCTTCCGATTGCCGCCCTACTGGCCTGCTTACTGCTTCCTCCGAGCGTTACCGCAGTCGTCGACAGCACGTGGATCGAGCCTGCGAAGCTCCTGTGCATTTTACTTTTCATAGCGGGCCACTGTGCGACCATTTTTCGTCGTCTATGGCCGTTTCGGATGTTCCTTGTCCTCGCTGCAATGTCCCTTGGCCTGCTCCTGGCTCCGGGACTGACCGGCGAAGTAGTAACGAGCTACGGAGCGCCGCTTCCACCTATCTTCTTACCCTCGTCGCTAGTGTTCGTACTGGGCCTTTACACCCTGGCAACAAGGGCGTCCGAGCGCACTTCTTTGCTGGCGCTCGCGGCATCAGGGATCGGTTTGGCGCTATTGGCCATTAGGCTTTTCATGGACGGCGCGTTCACCGCCGCCGCAAATGACGACGCGGCAGGCGCGTTTCCGTTCTTCCTTACCCACTTCGTTCCCATCGCGCTTGGAGCCACGATCGCTCCGTGGGCAGTTGGGCGGATTCGATACTTTCGCTCGAACTATCTGCGGGCGCTCGAGTCCCAGGTGCAGCTGGAATCGGAAAAGCGCAACGCCGAGGCTCGCGAACTAATTCGGGAAGAACGGGAAGCGATTGCCCGGGATATGCACGACATCGTTGCCCATTCTCTGTCCGTGATCGTCAGCCAGGCGGAAGGGGGCCGAATGATGTTGACGAAGAAGCCGCATCTCGCCCTTCCGATTCTCGAAACCGTCGCCTCGACCGGTCAGGATGCTATGAAGAGCATGCGCGAACTACTCGATGTGCTCTCGCCGACCGACGATGCCTCTCTCACGCCATCACCTTCCCTTTCGGAGTTGGACGGGCTCTTTCAGAGAGTGAGGGACGTCGGGATTCCGGTCCAGTATCAAAGTTCCGGGTTCATGGACAGCGAAAAGCGCACTCGTCCGGGCTCTGTCGAGTACGTTGCCTATCGCGTCCTACAGGAATCCATGACAAACATCATCAAACATGCGACGCATGCGAACCTGGTGAACGTGCACGTCAAGCAAGAAGAACATGCGCTCGAGATCACGGTGACCAATGACGGCGTCAGGGCGCCGGAAAATCGGACACGGGGACGTGGACTCGCAGGCATGAGGCAACGAGTGGAATCGCTAGGCGGGACCTTCGACGCCTCACCACGGAACGGCAACACGTTCGTGGTCCGCGCAACGCTTCCTCTCCGAGAGGTCGACTCATGA
- a CDS encoding response regulator — MINVMIVDDQALVRNGLAMIVDSQDDLSVVAEADSGDSALILAKRLAVDVVLMDVCMPGTDGIETTSRLIESEPSPRVIIVTTFDIDKYVFGALRAGASGFIVKSAKAEDVIAAIRTVHAGDAVISPSSTRRLLAQVVPDLPGSVESPEVLDSLTPREEEVFIAVSSGASNTEIAQQLFVSETTVKTHVGRLLHKLNARDRVQLAVLAYETGIVRPGHDRPRREYPSGG, encoded by the coding sequence ATGATCAACGTGATGATCGTCGATGATCAAGCACTGGTCCGAAACGGCTTGGCGATGATCGTCGACTCTCAGGACGATCTCTCTGTCGTTGCGGAGGCCGATTCCGGAGATTCAGCACTGATCCTCGCGAAGAGACTGGCAGTCGATGTCGTTCTCATGGATGTGTGCATGCCGGGGACCGACGGAATTGAAACGACAAGCCGGCTCATCGAGAGCGAACCGTCACCTCGCGTCATCATCGTGACAACTTTTGACATAGACAAATACGTATTCGGGGCCCTTCGAGCAGGCGCGAGTGGCTTTATCGTCAAGAGTGCCAAGGCCGAAGATGTCATCGCCGCCATCAGGACGGTCCATGCGGGCGATGCGGTCATCTCTCCTAGTTCAACTAGGAGGCTTCTCGCTCAGGTGGTTCCGGATCTTCCGGGATCGGTTGAGTCGCCGGAGGTGCTCGACTCGTTGACGCCGCGCGAAGAGGAAGTGTTCATTGCAGTATCTTCGGGGGCGTCGAATACGGAGATCGCGCAACAGCTTTTCGTTTCCGAAACTACGGTCAAGACTCATGTCGGTCGATTACTACATAAACTCAACGCACGTGACCGGGTCCAGTTAGCCGTGCTCGCCTACGAGACCGGGATAGTACGTCCGGGTCACGACCGACCTCGCAGGGAATATCCTTCCGGAGGATGA